GCCCTCATGCTGTATCCCTGATTTGATGTTAAAGGCAAAGCCATGGCTGGTTACGAAGCCCCGGCGGTGCTTACACTTGTTGAATTTGACACCAATGGCCGCAATTTTAAGATTCCCGATCCATACCCCCGTATATTCAGGCTTACGACTTCCCTCAACCCCATAAGATGCCAACAACCGAATGATCACTTCCTCCAGACTTCGAAGGTATCCATGCAGATTCAGCGCCTCCCGGTTGCCGAGCATAAGTAGAGGATATCCGACAAGCTGCCCCGGCCCATGATATGTAATGTCTCCCCCACGGTCAATCTGAAAGACGCTGATTCCCTGCTCCTTCAGTTGCTCTGGTGTGAGGAGCAAATGCTCAGGATGCCGCTGAGAGCCAATCGTGTAGGTCGGTGGATGCTGGAGAAGCATAAGCGTTTCTCTTGCCTCTCCCGCATCCAGCTTTCCCACAATCTCCTTCTGGACATCCCATGCATGGGCATATTCCATCCTATTCGTATAGGTTACATCAAGCGGTCGTCTGTTCACGGCCTGTCACTTCCTCTCCGTACATTTCCTCAACTGTTCGGATGATTAGTACAGCTTCGTATCCAAAGTGTAGCCTTCAAGATTTTCTTTAACCCGTTGCAAGAATCGTCCACAGATCACTCCATCCAAAATACGATGATCCAGCGACAAGCACAAATTAGCCATTGAGCGAACTGCAATCATATCATCGATAACCACGGGTCTTTTGACAATGGATTCAAAGGTAAGAATTGCAGCCTGCGGATAGTTAATCACCGGATAAGATAAAATGGAACCAAAGGAGCCTGTGTTGTTTACAGTGAACGTTCCGCCTTGCATGTCGTCCAATTTGAGCGTGCCTTCCCGGGTTTTACGTGCCAAATCGTCAATTTCACGAGCTAATCCAGCAATATTTTTCTGATCCGCTTTTTTAATAACAGGGGTAAGAACGGAGTCCTCTGTACCCACGGCTAGCGAAATATTGATGTCTCTTTTGACGATAATTTTATCCACTGCCCAGACCGAATTCATAATCGGATATTCCTTGATTGCATTCACGACTGCTTTCATGAGGAAAGCCAGATACGTAATATTAATTCCTTCTTTTTGCTTAAATTCGTTTTTAATCTTGTTGCGGAGCATCACCAGATTGGTCACATCCACCTCAATCGTCGTCCATGCATGTGGAATTTCCGAAACGCTTTGTCGCATATTGCGAGCAATTGCACTGCGAATGGGTGTAACATCAATAAAATACTCGGATCTGTTATTGTTGCCACCCTCAACTTCGATCACAGGAGCTTTTGGAGCCTCCGTCAAATGAATCCCACTGTTACGAACCGGAATAGCAGGGTCCATATTTTGAATCGGTGTACTGTACTGAGGGGCAGACTGCTGTCTTCCTGCAAAAGGAGAGCCTTGTCCTGTTGCCGTCACAGTCGGCTGTCCAGATGCTCCAGTGGCAGCGGAACTGCCCCGCTGCACATAATTCAGCACGTCTTTGCGGGTAATTCGTCCCCCCATGCCCGTGCCTGGTACTTGGCTTAAGTCCACATTATGCTCAGCAGCCAGGGTTTGCACCGCTGGGGAAAACCGTCCTCTCATGGACTGATCCGATCCAACACTCTGCTGAGTTTGTGTTTGTACGGTGCTTTGAGATGCTGGTGCAACAGGTGTCGCCCCTGATGCCACTGCAGGTGCAGCCGACTTCGTCTGAATACGGCAAATTAACTCACCTACCGCTACTGTCTGACCTTCCTCTGCCAACAGATCACCCATAATGCCGTCCAATGTGGATGGAATTTCTGCATTCACTTTATCTGTAATAACCTCGCAAATCGGCTCGAATTGCTCTACCGTTTCCCCAGGTTGTTTGAGCCATTTGGCAATTGTCGCCGATACGAGCGATTCTGCCAATTGTGGCATGGTCACGTCGTTCCATTGTGTTTGGTCTGACATTTTTTCAACTCCTTAACATCATAGAAGGGCGCGTTTTACCGCTACCCCACTACACTTTTGGAATGCTTTCGTCCAATCTTCCCTATATTAATACATTGCAAGACGGCGCATGGCTTCCTTCACTTTATCCTTGTTTAACATATAAAACTTCTCCATCGGTGGGCTAATCGGCATGGCTGGCACATCAGGAGCACATAGGCGCTCAATCGGTGCATCCAGCTCGAACAGACATTCCTCATTAATAATAGCCGATACCTCGGCACCGATGCCGCCCGTTTTGTTGTCCTCATGCACGATTAATACCTTACCCGTATGTCGTGCAGCCTCAACAATGGCTTCGCGGTCCAGCGGTTGGAGTGTGCGCAAATCCACAACCTGTGCAGTAATGCCCTCTTCCTTCTCCAATTCCTCAGCAGCCTGCATGACAAAATGCAAAGGCTGGCTATAACCGATGACCGTAATATCGTCACCCTCACGTAATAGATTAGCCTTGCCAATCGGAACGATATAATCATCCTCAGGCACTTCACCCTTGATCAGCTTGTAGGATTTTTTATTTTCAAAAAATAGCACTGGATCAGGGTCACGAATGGCTGCTTTCA
The Paenibacillus peoriae DNA segment above includes these coding regions:
- the lipB gene encoding lipoyl(octanoyl) transferase LipB codes for the protein MNRRPLDVTYTNRMEYAHAWDVQKEIVGKLDAGEARETLMLLQHPPTYTIGSQRHPEHLLLTPEQLKEQGISVFQIDRGGDITYHGPGQLVGYPLLMLGNREALNLHGYLRSLEEVIIRLLASYGVEGSRKPEYTGVWIGNLKIAAIGVKFNKCKHRRGFVTSHGFAFNIKSGIQHEGFEGIVPCGIQEYGVTSLEDCIQKPTSVEQIAKEIVPYFEQQFSFAAQWQTHSFQ
- a CDS encoding dihydrolipoamide acetyltransferase family protein, which gives rise to MSDQTQWNDVTMPQLAESLVSATIAKWLKQPGETVEQFEPICEVITDKVNAEIPSTLDGIMGDLLAEEGQTVAVGELICRIQTKSAAPAVASGATPVAPASQSTVQTQTQQSVGSDQSMRGRFSPAVQTLAAEHNVDLSQVPGTGMGGRITRKDVLNYVQRGSSAATGASGQPTVTATGQGSPFAGRQQSAPQYSTPIQNMDPAIPVRNSGIHLTEAPKAPVIEVEGGNNNRSEYFIDVTPIRSAIARNMRQSVSEIPHAWTTIEVDVTNLVMLRNKIKNEFKQKEGINITYLAFLMKAVVNAIKEYPIMNSVWAVDKIIVKRDINISLAVGTEDSVLTPVIKKADQKNIAGLAREIDDLARKTREGTLKLDDMQGGTFTVNNTGSFGSILSYPVINYPQAAILTFESIVKRPVVIDDMIAVRSMANLCLSLDHRILDGVICGRFLQRVKENLEGYTLDTKLY
- a CDS encoding alpha-ketoacid dehydrogenase subunit beta; amino-acid sequence: MAIMEYIDAIRLAMKEEMEQDETVFVLGEDVGVKGGVFTTTKGLMDQFGEQRVMDTPLAESAIAGVAIGAAMYGMKPIAEMQYSDFMLPATNQIISEAAKIRYRSNNDWNCPVVIRAPIGGGIFGGLYHSQCPESIFFGTPGLKIVAPFTPYDAKGLLKAAIRDPDPVLFFENKKSYKLIKGEVPEDDYIVPIGKANLLREGDDITVIGYSQPLHFVMQAAEELEKEEGITAQVVDLRTLQPLDREAIVEAARHTGKVLIVHEDNKTGGIGAEVSAIINEECLFELDAPIERLCAPDVPAMPISPPMEKFYMLNKDKVKEAMRRLAMY